The Rhizobium sp. BT03 genome has a window encoding:
- a CDS encoding dicarboxylate/amino acid:cation symporter has product MIAAPFDAVADSKGKKPFYSHLYVQVLAAIAAGILLGHFYPELGAQLKPLGDAFIKLVKMIIAPVIFLTVATGIAGMSDLKKVGRVAGKAMLYFLTFSTLALVIGLVVANVVQPGAGMNIDPASLDPAAVATFATKAHEQSIVGFLTNIIPTTIVGAFADGDILQVLFFSVLFGVALAMVGEKGEQVVNFLNALTAPVFKLVAILMKAAPIGAFGAMAFTIGKYGIGSIANLAMLIGTFYITSLLFVLVVLGAVARYNGFSILALLRYIKEELLLVLGTSSSEAALPGLMNKMEKAGCKRSVVGLVIPTGYSFNLDGTNIYMTLAALFIAQATGINLSWGDQILLLLVAMLSSKGAAGITGAGFITLAATLSVVPSVPVAGMALILGIDRFMSECRALTNLVGNAVATIVVARWENELDTAQLARALGGETEDTSAAGLQPAE; this is encoded by the coding sequence ATGATCGCAGCACCATTCGATGCAGTCGCAGACAGCAAGGGCAAGAAGCCCTTTTATTCCCATCTTTACGTTCAGGTTCTCGCCGCTATCGCCGCGGGTATCCTTCTCGGTCATTTCTATCCCGAACTCGGCGCGCAGCTGAAGCCGCTCGGCGATGCCTTCATCAAGCTGGTCAAGATGATCATCGCCCCGGTCATCTTCCTGACGGTGGCGACCGGCATTGCCGGCATGAGCGACCTGAAGAAGGTCGGCCGCGTCGCCGGCAAGGCGATGCTGTACTTCCTCACCTTCTCGACACTGGCGCTCGTCATCGGCCTGGTCGTCGCCAATGTCGTCCAGCCCGGCGCCGGCATGAACATCGATCCGGCTTCGCTGGATCCTGCCGCCGTCGCCACCTTCGCCACGAAGGCGCATGAGCAGAGCATCGTCGGCTTCCTCACCAATATCATTCCGACGACGATCGTCGGCGCTTTTGCCGATGGCGACATTCTGCAGGTGCTGTTCTTCTCGGTACTCTTCGGCGTCGCGCTCGCCATGGTCGGCGAGAAGGGCGAGCAGGTCGTCAATTTCCTCAACGCCCTGACGGCTCCGGTCTTCAAGCTCGTCGCCATCCTCATGAAGGCCGCCCCGATCGGCGCTTTCGGCGCCATGGCCTTCACGATCGGCAAGTACGGCATCGGCTCGATCGCCAATCTCGCCATGCTGATCGGCACTTTCTACATCACCTCGCTGCTCTTCGTTCTCGTCGTTCTCGGCGCCGTGGCCCGCTACAACGGCTTCTCGATCCTGGCGCTGCTGCGCTACATCAAGGAAGAGCTGCTGCTGGTTCTCGGCACCTCGTCTTCGGAAGCGGCCCTTCCGGGCCTGATGAACAAGATGGAAAAGGCCGGCTGCAAGCGCTCGGTCGTCGGCCTCGTCATCCCCACAGGCTATTCCTTCAATCTCGACGGCACCAACATCTACATGACGCTGGCGGCGCTGTTCATCGCCCAGGCAACCGGCATCAACCTCTCCTGGGGTGACCAGATCCTGCTGCTCTTGGTGGCAATGCTGAGCTCGAAGGGTGCCGCCGGCATCACCGGCGCCGGCTTCATCACCCTTGCCGCGACGCTTTCCGTCGTGCCTTCCGTGCCGGTCGCCGGCATGGCGCTCATCCTCGGCATCGACCGCTTCATGTCGGAATGCCGGGCGCTGACCAACCTCGTCGGCAATGCGGTAGCGACGATCGTCGTGGCGCGCTGGGAAAACGAACTGGATACGGCGCAGCTTGCCAGAGCCTTGGGCGGGGAGACCGAAGACACGTCGGCCGCAGGGCTCCAGCCCGCCGAATAA
- a CDS encoding glycosyltransferase family 4 protein encodes MPDMRDVEIIAPNFKRRLSGVTSTIVQLIPCQIRLGVRIATLGPGLPEGLPKLRWSQLPGLWRPPARRRRRVWHARRNNEMAVGILLRHLLRMPLKLVFTSAAQRRHTAYTKWLIRRMDAVIATSDRSGSFLEVPHTVIQHGVDLSLFHPPETAEDTIAATGLPGRHLVGCFGRVRHQKGTDLFVRAMIELLPQHPEWTAVVSGRVTAEHTGFADKLKADVAAAGLGDRILFLGEVPDIKVWYRRLTLYVAPSRNEGFGLTPLEAMASRTAVVASDAGAYAELIAEGETGSVVAAGNGEALTRAIAPYIADPGRAIAHGENALRHVRANFALEKEANAIGAIYDRLLGDNR; translated from the coding sequence TTGCCTGATATGCGTGACGTCGAGATCATCGCGCCCAATTTCAAGCGCCGGCTCTCCGGCGTCACGTCGACCATCGTCCAGCTCATCCCCTGCCAGATCCGGCTCGGCGTCAGGATCGCAACCCTCGGCCCCGGCCTGCCGGAGGGTCTGCCGAAGCTGCGGTGGTCGCAGCTCCCAGGTCTCTGGCGCCCGCCGGCGCGCCGGCGCCGGCGTGTCTGGCACGCCCGCCGCAACAATGAGATGGCCGTCGGCATCCTGCTTCGCCACCTGCTGCGCATGCCGCTGAAACTCGTCTTCACATCAGCGGCGCAACGCCGCCACACCGCCTATACGAAATGGCTGATCCGCCGCATGGACGCTGTCATCGCGACCAGCGACCGATCCGGCTCGTTCCTCGAGGTGCCGCACACCGTCATCCAGCACGGCGTCGACCTTAGCCTGTTCCACCCGCCGGAAACGGCGGAAGACACCATTGCCGCCACCGGCCTGCCCGGCCGCCATCTGGTCGGCTGTTTCGGCCGCGTGCGCCATCAGAAGGGCACCGATCTCTTCGTCCGGGCGATGATCGAACTCCTGCCGCAGCACCCGGAATGGACGGCCGTCGTCTCCGGCCGGGTGACGGCGGAACACACGGGCTTCGCGGACAAGCTGAAGGCCGATGTCGCGGCCGCCGGCCTTGGCGACCGTATCCTCTTCCTCGGTGAAGTGCCCGATATTAAGGTCTGGTATCGCCGTTTAACGCTTTACGTCGCCCCTTCCCGCAACGAGGGTTTCGGCCTGACGCCGCTCGAAGCCATGGCTTCGCGGACGGCGGTAGTGGCATCCGACGCCGGCGCCTATGCCGAACTCATCGCCGAAGGCGAGACCGGCTCGGTCGTCGCCGCCGGCAACGGCGAGGCGCTGACGCGGGCCATCGCGCCCTATATCGCCGATCCCGGTCGGGCGATCGCGCATGGCGAGAATGCACTGCGCCATGTCAGGGCGAATTTTGCGCTGGAGAAGGAAGCAAACGCGATCGGCGCCATTTACGACCGCCTTCTCGGCGACAACCGCTAA
- the greA gene encoding transcription elongation factor GreA — MVDKVPMTQGGFVKLQEELRWRQQEERPRIIEAIAEARAHGDLSENAEYHAAKEAQSHNEGRISELEDLTARAEVIDLTKMSGDKIKFGAKVKLVDEDTEEEKTYQIVGDQEADVKAGRISISSPIARALIGKEVGDSIEVNAPGGSKAYEILQVSWG, encoded by the coding sequence ATGGTTGATAAGGTACCGATGACACAGGGTGGTTTCGTCAAGCTGCAGGAAGAGCTGCGCTGGCGTCAGCAGGAGGAGCGCCCGCGAATCATCGAGGCGATCGCCGAAGCCCGTGCTCATGGCGACCTTTCCGAAAACGCCGAATACCATGCCGCCAAGGAAGCCCAGAGCCACAATGAAGGCCGCATCAGCGAGTTGGAAGATCTGACGGCGCGCGCCGAGGTCATCGACCTCACCAAGATGTCGGGCGACAAGATCAAGTTCGGCGCCAAGGTGAAGCTCGTCGACGAGGACACCGAGGAAGAAAAGACCTACCAGATCGTCGGCGACCAGGAAGCCGACGTCAAGGCCGGCCGCATCTCCATCTCCTCCCCGATCGCGCGCGCGCTGATCGGCAAGGAAGTCGGCGATTCCATCGAGGTCAATGCGCCCGGCGGCTCCAAGGCTTACGAAATCCTCCAGGTTTCCTGGGGCTGA
- a CDS encoding putative DNA modification/repair radical SAM protein, whose product MKKSLTERLAVLSDAAKYDASCASSGTVKRDSGTSGGLGSTEGSGICHAYAPDGRCISLLKILLTNFCIYDCAYCVNRSSSNVERARFTPEEVVWLTLEFYRRNYIEGLFLSSGIIRSSDYTMEEMVRIVRELRVTHNFRGYIHLKSIPEASPRLIEEAGLFADRLSLNIELPTDNGISRFAPEKKPANIRRSMGDLRLKIEAAGEPTLRTRKRQRFVPAGQSTQMIVGADGANDATILATSGRLYSSYGLKRVYYSAFSPIPDSSKNLPLIKPPLMREHRLYQADWLYRFYGFGIDEITANQTGGMLDLNLDPKLAWALANRAEFPVDINKAERERLLRVPGLGTKTVKSIVSARRFRRLRLDDLSRLGISIKKVQSFISAEGWSPRRLIDRPDLRAMFEPKPEQLSLL is encoded by the coding sequence ATGAAGAAATCGCTAACAGAACGCTTGGCGGTCCTTTCCGACGCCGCCAAATATGATGCTTCCTGCGCCTCCAGCGGCACGGTGAAGCGCGATTCGGGAACAAGCGGCGGGCTCGGTTCGACCGAGGGATCCGGCATCTGTCATGCCTATGCGCCGGACGGGCGGTGCATTTCGCTTCTGAAAATACTGTTGACCAATTTCTGCATCTACGACTGCGCCTATTGCGTCAATCGTTCGTCGAGCAATGTCGAACGGGCGCGCTTCACGCCCGAGGAAGTCGTCTGGCTGACGCTGGAATTCTACCGCCGCAACTATATTGAGGGCCTGTTCCTTTCCTCCGGCATTATCCGCTCTTCCGATTATACGATGGAGGAGATGGTCCGCATCGTCCGCGAACTGCGCGTGACCCATAATTTTCGCGGCTATATCCATCTGAAATCGATCCCCGAAGCGTCGCCGCGGCTGATCGAGGAGGCGGGGCTTTTCGCCGACCGGCTGTCGCTCAACATCGAGTTGCCGACGGATAACGGCATCAGCCGCTTCGCGCCGGAAAAGAAGCCCGCCAATATCCGCCGATCGATGGGCGATCTGCGGCTGAAGATCGAGGCGGCCGGCGAGCCGACGCTGCGCACGAGGAAGCGCCAGCGCTTCGTACCGGCCGGCCAGAGCACGCAGATGATCGTCGGCGCCGACGGCGCGAATGACGCGACGATCCTTGCGACCAGCGGCCGGCTTTACAGCAGTTACGGCCTGAAGCGTGTCTATTATTCCGCCTTTAGCCCGATCCCGGATTCATCGAAAAACCTGCCGCTGATCAAGCCGCCGCTGATGCGCGAACACCGGCTCTATCAGGCCGACTGGCTCTATCGGTTCTATGGGTTCGGCATCGACGAAATTACCGCCAACCAGACGGGCGGCATGCTCGACCTCAACCTCGACCCGAAGCTTGCCTGGGCGCTCGCCAACCGGGCCGAATTTCCCGTCGATATCAACAAAGCCGAACGTGAACGCCTACTGCGCGTTCCCGGTCTCGGCACCAAGACGGTCAAATCAATCGTTTCGGCCCGCCGCTTTCGCCGGCTGCGGCTCGACGATCTTTCGCGGCTCGGCATCTCGATCAAGAAAGTCCAGTCCTTCATCTCGGCGGAAGGCTGGTCGCCGCGCCGGCTGATCGACCGCCCGGACCTTCGCGCCATGTTCGAGCCGAAACCTGAACAGTTGTCTCTGCTATGA
- a CDS encoding UdgX family uracil-DNA binding protein (This protein belongs to the uracil DNA glycosylase superfamily, members of which act in excision repair of DNA. However, it belongs more specifically to UdgX branch, whose founding member was found to bind uracil in DNA (where it does not belong), without cleaving it, appears to promote DNA repair by a pathway involving RecA, rather than base excision.) has product MRRVVLAGRGDLAEWRDASRAFAAAGILPEEIDWREKSAEADLAFQRDAMPPAPVTRKPMTVPPAFIELAETVLCHSDAARFSLLYRLLWRLQLDRQVLEVASDEDVVRARLMAKNVRRDAHKMTAFVRFKEVGAAAAGRRKFIAWFEPDHHIVRRTAPFFQRRFTDMDWLIATPKGSAAWDGERLTMNDAPCEKPNLTDATDDLWRTYYASIFNPARLKLKAMQAEMPKKYWKNLPEADLIPGLITSAESKVREMAAREATQSLPFHDRLQQAARNIPAEPKAPAGTLEALRAEAAACARCPLHAKATQTVFGEGPRDAQVMFVGEQPGDQEDIAGRPFVGPAGKLLDQVIAEAGIDRSALYVTNAVKHFKYEPRGKRRIHQKPNMGEVKHCRWWLDRELALIKPKLIVAMGATALAALTDVKERLQDVRGKAMVIEGGHTLFVTVHPSYLLRIPDERLKAEEMVQFRNDMLEIQRLMASAG; this is encoded by the coding sequence ATGCGCCGGGTCGTGCTTGCAGGACGGGGCGATCTTGCCGAATGGCGCGATGCCTCGCGCGCTTTTGCCGCCGCCGGCATCTTGCCTGAGGAAATCGACTGGCGGGAAAAAAGCGCAGAGGCCGATCTTGCCTTTCAACGCGACGCCATGCCGCCCGCCCCTGTGACACGCAAGCCGATGACGGTGCCGCCCGCCTTTATCGAGCTTGCGGAGACGGTGCTTTGCCATTCCGACGCGGCGCGCTTCTCCCTGCTTTACCGCCTGCTTTGGCGGCTGCAGCTGGACCGGCAAGTGCTGGAGGTGGCCTCCGACGAGGATGTCGTGCGTGCTCGGCTGATGGCAAAAAATGTCCGGCGCGACGCCCACAAGATGACGGCCTTCGTCAGGTTCAAAGAGGTTGGTGCGGCAGCGGCGGGCCGTCGAAAATTCATCGCCTGGTTCGAGCCGGACCATCATATCGTCAGGCGGACCGCGCCGTTCTTCCAGCGCCGTTTCACCGATATGGACTGGCTGATCGCCACGCCCAAGGGCTCGGCGGCCTGGGACGGCGAACGGCTGACGATGAACGACGCGCCGTGCGAGAAGCCCAATCTCACCGATGCCACCGACGATCTCTGGCGCACCTATTATGCCAGCATCTTCAATCCGGCGCGGCTGAAGCTGAAGGCGATGCAAGCGGAAATGCCGAAAAAATACTGGAAGAACCTGCCGGAGGCCGATCTCATTCCGGGTCTGATCACATCGGCCGAAAGCAAGGTGCGGGAGATGGCGGCAAGGGAGGCAACGCAATCGCTGCCCTTTCACGACCGGCTGCAGCAGGCGGCGCGCAATATCCCTGCCGAACCCAAGGCGCCGGCCGGCACGCTCGAAGCCCTGCGCGCCGAAGCCGCCGCCTGCGCCCGCTGTCCGCTGCATGCCAAGGCGACGCAGACCGTCTTCGGCGAGGGGCCGCGCGATGCGCAGGTGATGTTCGTCGGCGAGCAGCCTGGTGATCAGGAGGATATTGCCGGGCGCCCCTTCGTCGGTCCGGCCGGCAAGCTGCTCGACCAGGTGATTGCCGAAGCCGGCATCGACCGATCGGCGCTCTACGTCACCAACGCAGTCAAGCATTTCAAATATGAGCCGCGCGGCAAACGCCGGATCCATCAGAAGCCCAATATGGGCGAGGTGAAACATTGCCGCTGGTGGCTCGATCGGGAACTGGCGCTCATCAAGCCGAAGCTGATCGTCGCCATGGGGGCGACGGCGCTTGCGGCGCTGACCGATGTGAAAGAACGCCTACAGGACGTCAGGGGAAAGGCGATGGTGATCGAAGGAGGACACACGCTCTTCGTGACGGTGCATCCATCCTATCTGCTGCGGATCCCCGACGAGCGGCTGAAAGCGGAGGAGATGGTGCAATTTCGCAACGATATGCTGGAGATTCAGCGGCTTATGGCGTCCGCCGGATAA
- the carB gene encoding carbamoyl-phosphate synthase large subunit, translated as MPKRQDIKSILIIGAGPIVIGQACEFDYSGTQACKALREEGYRVILVNSNPATIMTDPGLADATYVEPITPEVVAKIIAKERPDALLPTMGGQTALNTALSLKRMGVLDRYNVEMIGAKPAAIDMAEDRALFREAMARIGLETPRSMLANATDIKDLDRKTHEAERSKLRESLSGPDLDKALDELENQWNLGESDRKQRYMNHAVAIAAQALDHVGLPAIIRPSFTLGGTGGGIAYNRSEFFEIVGGGLDASPTTEVLIEESVLGWKEYEMEVVRDTADNCIIICSIENIDPMGVHTGDSITVAPALTLTDKEYQIMRNASIAVLREIGVETGGSNVQFAVNPKDGRLVVIEMNPRVSRSSALASKATGFPIAKVAAKLAIGYTLDELDNDITGGATPASFEPSIDYVVTKIPRFAFEKFPGASPVLTTAMKSVGEVMAIGRTFAESLQKALRGLETGLTGLDEIEIPDSEEGESSHNAIRAAIGTPTPDRLRMVAQALRMGLSIEEVHEGCKIDPWFIAELKNIIDTEARIREHGLPEDAANLRMLKAMGFSDARLATLTGKRPKQVAELRNGLNVRPVFKRIDTCAAEFASPTAYMYSTYETPFVGAARSEAEVSDRKKVVILGGGPNRIGQGIEFDYCCCHAAFALKDAGYEAIMINCNPETVSTDYDTSDRLYFEPLTAEDVIEILRAEQEKGEVVGVIVQFGGQTPLKLAEALEKNGIPILGTAPDMIDLAEDRDRFQKLLMKLDLNQPNNGIAYSVEQARLVAAEIGFPLVVRPSYVLGGRAMQILHSEGQLQTYLLDTVPELVPEDIKQRYPNDKTGQINTLLGKNPLLFDSYLSHAIEVDVDCLSDGTDVYVAGIMEHIEEAGIHSGDSACSLPPRSLPVELLDELERQAKAMAKALNVGGLMNVQFAIKDGTVYVLEVNPRASRTVPFVAKTIGAPIAKIAARVMAGEKLDATFAAYGQKPDPRKLTHIAVKEAVFPFARFPGVDTLLGPEMRSTGEVIGLDTDFALAFAKSQLGAGVELPRDGTVFVSVRDEDKARVLPAIRILVEQGFKVLATGGTARFLGENGITATKINKVLEGRPHIEDAIRNRQVQLVINTTDGNKAISDSKSLRRATLMQKVPYYTTMAGAEAAAQAIKALKAGNLEVRPLQSYFA; from the coding sequence ATGCCGAAGCGCCAAGACATCAAATCGATCCTCATCATCGGCGCGGGACCGATCGTCATTGGCCAGGCATGCGAGTTCGACTATTCCGGCACCCAGGCCTGCAAGGCGCTGAGGGAGGAAGGCTACCGCGTCATCCTCGTCAACTCCAACCCGGCGACGATCATGACCGATCCGGGCCTTGCCGACGCAACCTACGTCGAGCCGATCACCCCCGAGGTCGTCGCCAAGATCATCGCCAAGGAGCGCCCGGACGCGCTGCTGCCGACCATGGGCGGCCAGACGGCTTTGAATACCGCGCTTTCGCTGAAGCGCATGGGCGTGCTCGACCGCTACAATGTCGAGATGATCGGCGCCAAGCCGGCCGCCATCGACATGGCCGAAGACCGGGCGCTGTTCCGCGAGGCGATGGCCCGTATCGGGCTGGAAACGCCGCGCTCGATGCTGGCGAACGCCACCGACATCAAGGACCTCGACCGCAAGACGCACGAGGCCGAGCGCAGCAAGCTGCGTGAAAGCCTCTCCGGCCCGGACCTCGACAAGGCCCTGGACGAACTGGAAAACCAGTGGAACCTCGGAGAGAGCGACCGCAAGCAGCGCTACATGAACCACGCTGTGGCGATTGCCGCCCAGGCGCTCGATCATGTCGGCCTGCCCGCCATCATCCGCCCGTCCTTCACGCTCGGCGGCACCGGCGGCGGCATTGCCTACAACCGCTCGGAATTCTTCGAAATCGTCGGCGGCGGCCTCGATGCCTCGCCGACGACCGAAGTGCTGATCGAAGAATCGGTGCTCGGCTGGAAGGAGTATGAGATGGAGGTCGTCCGCGACACGGCGGACAACTGCATCATCATCTGCTCGATCGAGAACATCGACCCGATGGGCGTCCACACCGGCGATTCGATCACCGTCGCCCCGGCGCTGACGCTGACCGACAAGGAATACCAGATCATGCGCAACGCCTCGATCGCGGTATTGCGCGAGATCGGCGTCGAGACCGGCGGCTCGAACGTCCAGTTCGCCGTCAATCCCAAGGACGGCCGCCTGGTCGTCATCGAAATGAACCCGCGTGTCTCGCGCTCTTCGGCGCTGGCTTCCAAGGCCACCGGCTTCCCGATCGCCAAGGTCGCCGCCAAACTCGCCATCGGCTATACGCTCGACGAGTTGGACAACGACATCACCGGTGGCGCCACACCTGCCTCCTTCGAACCGTCGATTGACTATGTCGTCACCAAGATCCCGCGTTTCGCCTTCGAGAAATTCCCCGGCGCCTCGCCGGTGCTGACAACGGCGATGAAATCGGTCGGCGAAGTCATGGCGATCGGCCGCACCTTCGCCGAATCGCTGCAGAAGGCGCTGCGCGGCCTCGAAACCGGCCTGACCGGCCTCGACGAAATCGAGATCCCCGATTCCGAGGAAGGCGAATCCAGCCACAACGCCATCCGCGCCGCGATCGGCACGCCGACGCCGGATCGCCTGCGCATGGTCGCCCAGGCGCTGCGCATGGGTCTCAGCATCGAAGAGGTGCATGAGGGCTGCAAGATCGATCCCTGGTTCATCGCCGAGCTCAAGAACATCATCGACACGGAAGCCCGCATCCGCGAACACGGCCTGCCTGAAGATGCGGCCAACCTGCGCATGCTGAAAGCCATGGGCTTTTCCGACGCCCGTCTGGCAACGCTCACCGGCAAGCGCCCCAAGCAGGTCGCCGAACTCCGCAACGGCCTGAACGTCCGCCCTGTTTTCAAGCGCATCGATACTTGTGCGGCCGAATTCGCCTCGCCGACCGCCTATATGTATTCCACCTACGAGACGCCCTTCGTCGGCGCCGCCCGCTCCGAGGCCGAAGTGTCCGACCGCAAGAAGGTCGTCATCCTCGGCGGCGGCCCGAACCGCATCGGCCAGGGCATCGAGTTCGATTATTGCTGCTGCCATGCCGCCTTCGCGCTGAAGGATGCGGGTTATGAAGCGATCATGATCAACTGCAACCCGGAAACCGTCTCGACCGACTACGACACGTCGGATCGCCTCTATTTCGAGCCGCTGACGGCCGAGGACGTGATCGAGATTCTGCGCGCCGAGCAGGAAAAGGGCGAAGTCGTCGGCGTCATCGTCCAGTTCGGCGGCCAGACGCCGCTGAAGCTTGCCGAGGCGCTTGAGAAAAACGGCATCCCGATCCTCGGCACCGCGCCCGACATGATCGACCTCGCCGAGGACCGCGACCGCTTCCAGAAGCTGCTGATGAAACTCGATCTCAACCAGCCGAACAACGGCATCGCCTATTCGGTCGAGCAGGCCCGCCTGGTCGCCGCCGAGATCGGCTTCCCGCTGGTCGTGCGCCCGTCTTACGTTCTCGGCGGCCGCGCCATGCAGATCCTGCATTCGGAGGGCCAGTTGCAGACCTATCTGCTCGACACGGTTCCGGAGCTGGTGCCTGAAGATATCAAGCAGCGTTATCCCAACGACAAGACCGGCCAGATCAACACCCTGCTCGGCAAGAACCCGCTGCTCTTCGACAGCTATCTCAGCCACGCCATCGAAGTCGATGTCGACTGCCTCTCTGATGGAACCGACGTCTATGTCGCCGGCATCATGGAGCATATCGAGGAAGCCGGCATCCATTCCGGCGACAGCGCCTGTTCGCTGCCGCCGCGCTCGCTGCCCGTCGAGCTGCTCGACGAGCTGGAGCGCCAGGCAAAGGCGATGGCCAAGGCGCTCAATGTCGGCGGCCTGATGAACGTCCAGTTCGCCATCAAGGACGGCACCGTCTACGTGCTCGAAGTCAATCCGCGCGCCTCGCGCACCGTGCCTTTCGTCGCCAAGACCATCGGCGCGCCGATCGCCAAGATCGCCGCCCGCGTCATGGCCGGCGAAAAACTCGATGCGACCTTCGCCGCCTACGGCCAGAAGCCCGATCCGCGCAAGCTCACGCACATCGCCGTCAAGGAAGCCGTCTTCCCCTTCGCCCGCTTCCCCGGCGTCGACACGCTCCTTGGCCCGGAAATGCGCTCGACCGGCGAAGTCATCGGCCTCGATACCGATTTCGCGCTGGCCTTTGCCAAGTCGCAGCTCGGCGCCGGCGTCGAACTGCCGCGTGACGGCACGGTCTTCGTCTCCGTCCGCGACGAGGACAAGGCGCGCGTGCTGCCGGCGATCCGCATTCTCGTCGAACAGGGCTTCAAGGTGCTGGCAACGGGCGGCACCGCCCGCTTCCTCGGTGAAAACGGCATCACCGCCACCAAGATCAACAAGGTGCTCGAAGGCCGTCCGCATATCGAGGACGCGATCCGCAACCGCCAGGTCCAGCTCGTCATCAACACCACCGACGGCAACAAGGCGATCTCGGATTCGAAGTCGCTGCGCCGCGCGACGCTGATGCAGAAGGTGCCCTATTACACCACCATGGCCGGCGCCGAAGCCGCCGCCCAGGCGATCAAGGCGCTGAAGGCCGGCAATCTCGAAGTCCGGCCGCTGCAGAGCTACTTCGCCTGA
- a CDS encoding neutral zinc metallopeptidase yields the protein MEWRGRRQSDNVEDRRGDPSSGGFGRGGGFNFPSGGGVRRAGGGLSIGTIIFLVVIYFIFKMMGVDLLQVLEGGGMSSGPGYEQSQSQGTRTPANDEMTAFMRTVLAETEDTWTGIFQAQGQTYEEPRLVLFSGSTASACGSASAATGPFYCPGDHKLYLDTDFFQELSDRFGASGDFAEAYVVAHEVGHHVQNLLGILPKFNQARQRMSEEEANKMSVRVELQADCFAGIWGKFTQQKGLLESGDLEEALNAAQQIGDDTLQKRSQGYVVPESFNHGTSAQRVRWFKRGFDSGQLSACDTFSGPV from the coding sequence ATGGAATGGAGAGGCCGGCGTCAGTCCGACAATGTCGAGGATCGCCGCGGCGACCCGAGCAGCGGCGGTTTCGGCCGCGGCGGTGGCTTCAACTTTCCCTCCGGCGGCGGCGTTCGCCGCGCCGGCGGCGGCTTGAGCATCGGCACGATCATCTTCCTCGTCGTCATCTATTTCATCTTCAAGATGATGGGCGTCGACCTGTTGCAGGTGCTCGAAGGCGGCGGCATGTCGAGCGGTCCGGGCTACGAGCAGAGCCAGTCGCAAGGCACGCGGACGCCCGCCAATGACGAGATGACCGCCTTCATGCGGACCGTGCTTGCCGAAACCGAAGATACCTGGACGGGCATCTTCCAGGCGCAAGGCCAGACTTACGAGGAGCCGCGCCTCGTGCTGTTTTCGGGCTCGACGGCATCGGCCTGCGGCTCCGCATCGGCGGCAACCGGACCGTTCTACTGCCCCGGTGACCACAAGCTCTATCTCGACACGGATTTCTTCCAGGAACTCTCGGATCGTTTCGGCGCGTCGGGCGATTTCGCGGAAGCCTATGTGGTTGCCCACGAGGTCGGCCATCACGTGCAGAACCTGCTTGGCATCCTGCCGAAGTTCAACCAGGCCCGCCAGCGCATGAGCGAGGAGGAGGCCAACAAGATGTCGGTGCGCGTCGAGCTGCAGGCCGATTGCTTCGCCGGCATTTGGGGCAAATTTACTCAGCAGAAGGGCCTGCTGGAATCCGGCGACCTTGAGGAGGCGCTCAACGCCGCCCAGCAGATCGGCGACGATACGCTGCAGAAACGGTCGCAAGGCTACGTCGTGCCGGAGAGTTTCAACCACGGCACCTCGGCGCAGCGCGTCCGGTGGTTCAAGCGCGGCTTCGACAGCGGCCAGCTGTCGGCCTGCGATACGTTCTCGGGGCCGGTTTGA